From the genome of Daphnia pulex isolate KAP4 chromosome 12, ASM2113471v1:
tttttttactgttcaATCGATTGGAAGGTTTTCGTTTTCGCTGCTTTGGTCGCTGTTGTTGCCGCAGGAGGTTACCACCAGGCCCCTGcgtacaaacaagaaaaaccctACACGAGCCATCCTGCTCCATCATACCACCACACTCCCACCTACAAGGAGAACAAACCCGCCTACCAACCCGAATACAAATCAGCCGAGTACGCCCAAAAAAGCTATGACGTACGTCAATGAGTTTTCCATGCcgtattttatgttttaatattcattaattatttttaattaaatttcaaataggTCCCAACACCATACAACTTCCACTGGGCCGTAAAGGACGACTACTCTTACAACAACTTTGGCCAGCACGAGTCCAGCGATGGCTATGGTCACGTGTCCGGCTCTTACCACACTCTCCTGCCCGATGGCCGCACTCAGATCGTCACCTACAAGGCCGATGACTACGGATACGTCGCCGATGTGAAATACGACGGATATGCCAAGTATCCCGAGTACAAAGCTGCCGATTCCTATCACAAAGGTTCTTCTTATTCCGCCCCAAAATACGAGGCCCCAAAATACGAGGCCCCTAAATACGAGGCCCCTAAATACGAGGCCCCAAAATACGAACCCAAGTACGCTGCCCCCAAATACTAATGACGTAACCATTCCGAAAAAACCGATTTTGACAACAACGAATATTTAAGAATCctaattatatatttatatttccatGGATATATAGTGGATgagcaatcaaataaaatttatatatgAACATGCAAAAAGGCttacattttcgtttttattcatCAATGGGGTTATATTAGAGAGTAGGAGATGATGGGCTGTTCATTATTTCATAAATGTCCATCAATAAGGTGAAATGACAGACAAACAATTTGAAGTCCATTTAAAGCTATTCATAGACATCCATTAGGTCGATTAATATCATCTCATTATCCCAAAGTGGCTAATGGAATTTGCATTTTGGAGTAGCTAAGCGCTAGCTGTGACAAACTATATTTCCATGGTTACGCAACTCCAAACACTATCAACACTACAAATAGATCCCCATATTAGAATTCGGCTAGGACTCGATAACCCCCAGTTTGGATCACACCGACCGTTCATGTACAACACGGGCGAAATTTCTCCTGCGCCAGAAACATGTCGGTCTTTGAGAAATTGGGCCCATTCGTAAGCCTGTGCCAAGCTTGTGGCATGATCCCTTatacaatcaaaagaaattcagaCACCAATCAATTCGAGAAATTCACCTTCTCCTTCAAGCATTTCAACACTTGGTGGTTCTTTTTCATGTTGGTGTTGCAGCTGTCGCTCTTTAGTGCCGCTCCGCTCTTCTACCGGGATGTGTTTCAAGCGTTATTATCCGACCGAACTATGCCCATCATCTTCACCATTCTAACCGGGACGGTCTCCTTTTCCTACTTGGCCCAGTTCTTGACTTGCCGATGGATCATTCTGCGCTACAAACAATTGCGGAACGCAGTGGAAGCCGTGCAGGAGGTCGAGAGGCTTTTCGGAGAAACATTTATTGCGCAACATCAGAGCTCATCACTCGTGACGCGAACTGCCATCGGTTTCACTCTCGCAGTCACTGcggtataatttttttaatattaatttaattagattttgaataaatatccAATTCAGTTGTTTGGCTATCATATACAATATTATTAGGCGACAGTTGCGCTGTGCGTGATGTTTCCAATATATCAATCCTTCCTGCCAAAAAATCTGGACATCTTTACAGCGACTGcgtttttctccattttaaCTTCGATTAGCATCATGTTTGACTGCCAATACCTTCTGATTCATCTGTCTTATTACATCATCGCTCATTACATCAAATTCTTATCGCTCCACTTTGATGCTGTAGAAGATGACGAACTACCAGCAACTCTCAACAAAAGGTCTAAACCTCTTAAATTCAAATAGCTAAATTTGTCAAATGACGTGAATTAATTTGAAGAATAATTTTATCGATAATTGGACAGGACTGAGAATAAGTTGGAAGGAAACGCCCTCATATTCGACCACCTTTGCCGAGCGTCTTCGCAGTTGAATGACATTTTGTCGGGgccagttttatttcttttgacgaCGAAATTCCTTTCGATCGTCACATGCGCGTATGCCtggattttcaatttgattcacGCAAATGAGGTGTTGGACGATTTCAGCTTGGtgttcccttttctcttcttcaccgATTGGATCCGACTATTAATTCTTCTCTCAACAGCCGACATGCCAGTTCATCAGGTTATTATTGAGCTGTGATAATTCTAATCTTTGCTCAATTATTTTATGCTGGATGTTGTTGTATCAGGTTCGTCTCCTTCGTGAAAGATTAACCTCTGCGACGTATTCGAAATTCGCCCAATTGACCGATTCAGTTGAGGTCCCGTTTTCCTTGATCTTTATATTATTTAACTTATTCCACGATTATAAATGGAATTTAATTTAGGGctggtttttttgaaaaatatagatGGTTATCACGTTGTTGCAGATCAATGAAGATCGCGTCCGATTATCTGCTGCTGGACTTTTCCAGGTTGGAGTTCATCTTATTCCATCCGTGAGTGTCAATTTTTTGAATCGCGCTTCGcgccctttttaaaataattgggtcgttcttaaaaattttcattccggGCGCAGCGCACATTGATTTGAATAATGACGGcgtgtatttattttgaagttgaTAGGTGCTGTGGTGACTTACATGGTCATCCTCCTCCAAAATTAACCGACACTCTGATGCGCAACATAAAATTGTTATCAAACAACTTTTGGGTTTTGGAGGGAAAAAGTATAGGTATAAAggaattaattattgattggTTATTGCTGCGACTGTCTTctacatatacatatatagaaagaaattcaatacaaattggtctaatcaaaattttatcaaaaatgggctattttttttttagaattgcGTTATTGATACGGGTGCTCATCAAGTGATGGCAGTTCAATTCTCATCCGTCATCACGATTATAAgcgaagaataaataaattttaatcgaaCCACATAACCATGCATACCTAAGCGCATAATTCGCCGCCGATTAAATGGAAGTAGAATAAAGGAAATAGAGGGTagaatatgaaataaaaactgaatAATCGCATCTGCCCAGGGTCGAATTGAGGACCTGTTGTGTGTGAGACAACCGTGATAACCACTAGGCCTACACTACAAATGCATATTTGTGAGGTATGTCTGTGTAGAGCCATAGAGTCACATTGGAAAATGGATATCATTTCGTGTTTCACTTTCCCTTCGTGTTTAGAGTTATGGGGctttaaaattgttgaaagTATATAGTGTGAAGCGGAAATCCGACCGACGCCCTAAATATATCGACGCATTAACTCCAGACATCGCTGGTTTATCTGAGAGGAAGCTGACCGATGTACATTAAAAAGTAATTTGGGAATGAACAAGGGAATGAAGTTGGATGATGTTCGGAAAATTGTGATCAAGCCGGTGAAGAGTGAAAATGAGGTCAGTGGAGCTTCAAATTCATCACAAGGGCAAAAGAGCCTAAACGGGAACCCCGCCCAGTTTTACGAGAGGCAAAAGTTGT
Proteins encoded in this window:
- the LOC124209184 gene encoding cuticle protein 19-like isoform X4, with the translated sequence MKVFVFAALVAVVAAGGYHQAPAYKQEKPYTSHPAPSYHHTPTYKENKPAYQPEYKSAEYAQKSYDVPTPYNFHWAVKDDYSYNNFGQHESSDGYGHVSGSYHTLLPDGRTQIVTYKADDYGYVADVKYDGYAKYPEYKAADSYHKGSSYSAPKYEAPKYEAPKYEAPKYEAPKYEPKYAAPKY
- the LOC124209184 gene encoding cuticle protein 19-like isoform X8, whose amino-acid sequence is MKVFVFAALVAVVAAGGYHQAPAYKQEKPYTSHPAPSYHHTPTYKENKPAYQPEYKSAEYAQKSYDVPTPYNFHWAVKDDYSYNNFGQHESSDGYGHVSGSYHTLLPDGRTQIVTYKADDYGYVADVKYDGYAKYPEYKAADSYHKGSSYSAPKYEAPKYEAPKYEPKYAAPKY
- the LOC124209184 gene encoding cuticle protein 19-like isoform X1; translation: MKVFVFAALVAVVAAGGYHQAPAYKQEKPYTSHPAPSYHHTPTYKENKPAYQPEYKSAEYAQKSYDVPTPYNFHWAVKDDYSYNNFGQHESSDGYGHVSGSYHTLLPDGRTQIVTYKADDYGYVADVKYDGYAKYPEYKAADSYHKGSSYSAPKYEAPKYEAPKYEAPKYEAPKYEAPKYEAPKYEPKYAAPKY
- the LOC124209184 gene encoding cuticle protein 19-like isoform X5, whose protein sequence is MKVFVFAALVAVVAAGGYHQAPAYKQEKPYTSHPAPSYHHTPTYKENKPAYQPEYKSAEYAQKSYDVPTPYNFHWAVKDDYSYNNFGQHESSDGYGHVSGSYHTLLPDGRTQIVTYKADDYGYVADVKYDGYAKYPEYKAADSYHKGSSYSAPKYEAPKYEAPKYEAPKYEAPKYEPKYAAPKY
- the LOC124209184 gene encoding cuticle protein 19-like isoform X2, with protein sequence MKVFVFAALVAVVAAGGYHQAPAYKQEKPYTSHPAPSYHHTPTYKENKPAYQPEYKSAEYAQKSYDVPTPYNFHWAVKDDYSYNNFGQHESSDGYGHVSGSYHTLLPDGRTQIVTYKADDYGYVADVKYDGYAKYPEYKAADSYHKGSSYSAPKYEAPKYEAPKYEAPKYEAPKYEAPKYEPKYAAPKY
- the LOC124209179 gene encoding uncharacterized protein LOC124209179, which translates into the protein MSVFEKLGPFVSLCQACGMIPYTIKRNSDTNQFEKFTFSFKHFNTWWFFFMLVLQLSLFSAAPLFYRDVFQALLSDRTMPIIFTILTGTVSFSYLAQFLTCRWIILRYKQLRNAVEAVQEVERLFGETFIAQHQSSSLVTRTAIGFTLAVTAATVALCVMFPIYQSFLPKNLDIFTATAFFSILTSISIMFDCQYLLIHLSYYIIAHYIKFLSLHFDAVEDDELPATLNKRTENKLEGNALIFDHLCRASSQLNDILSGPVLFLLTTKFLSIVTCAYAWIFNLIHANEVLDDFSLVFPFLFFTDWIRLLILLSTADMPVHQVRLLRERLTSATYSKFAQLTDSVEMVITLLQINEDRVRLSAAGLFQVGVHLIPSLIGAVVTYMVILLQN